The Lutzomyia longipalpis isolate SR_M1_2022 chromosome 2, ASM2433408v1 DNA window aaatccTTCCTCGTACACACAACTTTATGCCATCCAACACAATCTTTTGAGCTTTAACTTTTGCATCAATTTTGCATCACAAATGAACGAATCGAatgtaatagaaaaaaaaatagaaaaaaatagaaaaccaTCAACAATGATTAATTCTCTACGTCAATCTTTGGGATAATTGTTTTCAATGTAATTGCATTTGATGCctttgtaaaagatttttaataattatttaagcATAGGTAGGTTTATGATGGGCAATGCTCACGTGAGAGACTCTTCCAACATTTTCCTCCAACGTATTGcataatagttttttttttgtacaatttatgcaaaaaaaaaacaatttggcGATGAGattcttttcataaaataaaatgggtATAATataagtgtgtgtgtgtattaaACTCTTTCTTAGCTTCTGCAATGTCCTCCCAACATCtgctatattttatttttctttaacatttaacACTCGCTCATTGCATCGCAAAATCgcgtaaaaaaattagaaaataaaatacaagaatattctttttgttttctctttgaaaaagaaaagaaaattaaacaaacacGTACCAGGTACAAAGAACTGCCCATCCTGACCCTGGGTATATTGCACTATCGTTCCGCCGCCACCGGGAGTGGAAATTGTGTGTAAGCTCCCAGTTGGGTCACCGCCCTGGACGTTGGTGATTTGCAATGTGGTCGTCGGCAGGACTTTAGGCGTGCGGCAAAACCGAGAAAGAAAGttagttttttgtttttttggttTGTTTGTTTGAATGTTTCATCAAAAGAAATATCCAGTTAGTGGACAAATTcttcttatttgtttttctttgttttttaatttaattttctttaattaaatgaatattagTTAAAGCTCGTGGGGGGTTCTTTTAGcgattgattgattgattttgtTCTTAATGCGAAGGAGAGATGCAAATGAGCGAGATGATTgcaaaatgaggaaattgactcaagttttcattttttttttatcatgggGTGACCAACAAATAATAATCTTCATAAGCTAGATAGAGGGTGGTGGGAAGAGCAGGGAATTGatgttaaatttatattaagataAGTCTTAGGGAGAAAGcttagagagaattttttagtTAGAGAGATGTTTTCCCTAATTATCCTTTCTTCAATCTAAACCCGTGTTGGATAAAACTCTAACGTTCTTTCTTACATCTTTCTCCGTCTTGAAGGAAGtttattaaatgcaaattaatggAGAAGAGGATAATCCATGCGGAGGATTATTCTGTGAAAGATCTTAATTTACTggaaatttatagaaaatctttataaaataatttcactgaatttttcaattttaatgaatatatttttttaaattttatttattggaatTATTAGTCTTAAACTTTCAATTGAATCATAAACTTCAATTGACCAACttagaattcttaagaaatgtaaaattttcttaagagagaaagagagagtaattaaattttcttcctatatTGCACAATGAACTGTctcagagaataaaaaaaactatttaaactTAAtgcaaaccaaaaaaaaaaaaaataagaaatggcCAAAGAgactttttaacttttctttaacaatcagcagtaaaagagaaaagatttgctcaaaaatacaaacaatgatGTCaccgttgttttttttttaatttcttttagtgTATGACGCATAaaacattaatatttattgacGAAGCTTTCGCATGAATGTTCATGCATTgaatggtgacgtcattttattaatttttatgtaaatctCTGCAGATTTTTTCCAGCTGATCTCAGAGGAGAAAAGAGAAGTTTTTATGgtcatttcttcttcttctttttaaatctgTACAAAATTACGCGGCGaacagggggtagacaaataCTCAatttccataggaattcactgatcactcgctgagacacccaggaaaatgcttcaatctgaaaaaatccaccaccactggatagataatttaatattctatcgattgatagcttttgaggggtgtctcacgaagattaatgcactaaaactgattttaaaaattttgatgcactttttggaaataaaatgacgtcattttcttcctttaactTCTTTGCAAACCAtccgccattatttgctgtgttcgggtaaaaaagggttttgtctaccccctggcGGCGAAGCATTTGCATGAAAGTTCAATGCATTAAAAGAGACAAAGAAAGCAGAATGATGACGTAATTGTTTtagtttatcaatttaaaatctttacgGGTTTTATTTACTAGCCTATCTCAGAGgataaaaaagaagtttttatagttatttcttattctttcttAGGTAACGCGAGTTCCGATTATTCCCTAGAATGAGATCATAGCTCATACCGCCCATAAATACAACCGTgattaaactccttttatcttaacctcacattttttcttaattcattaaaaagattatgaaacaagaaatttctttttattagcTACATCATGATGGTTTTCTTGGCCACCCCAAaacagactttttttttggttaaataaatagcaaattagaaaatattatgcAGACGTTTGTGAGGttcttttgttctttttttttttagaacaaataAATGGATTAGATTTTGGGGTGGATTTAGTGGGAGAAAGAGCAAATAGAGTAAACTAACATACCAGCTATGTCCGGTCCGctgatttctttaagaattcgATGATAGGATGGTCGCCTGGTGAGCAAATCTCTTCGCCTCTTGGGCGATTCGTCGTCCGTTATGCTGTCATCTTCGCTATTTGTATCATTTACTTGTACTTGGGTAGGTGTTGTATTTGGTTCGGGTTTTATCTGCCGCAaagaaaagagttttctttaataatttaaaaaggtCTTTTAAAGGGGTTAAGTGTGGTTGTACCTTAACTTGAAGCCCGGCCGGAGCTGTGTGTAtcactgaattatttttattcacataCAACACACCCTTTGCGAGGGTCATCGGTTGTAAATTGGTCGCTGTCTGAATCACGGACGATTGATTAGCTTGAATCACGGACTGTGACTACAATgcggaaggaaaaaaaaaaggattattttcttcttctttgaggacattgaaagctttttgttgttaaaacTTACAACTTGAACAGCTTGTGTGGGGATAAATTGCACTATATTGGCTGCTGTGGTCAGAACGGCTGATCCGGAATTCGTTTCCGATGGTGATGTTTGATCCGAAAGTGGATCAATACTTGAATTTCCGTTTTCCTCCACCATGCTATCCATAGCACCTCTGAAGCAAATCCTTCTTCCTTTTGCTCAGCTGCAAGAGAAGAttcattgattattttttttttacaaatattgagccttattcagcgaccaagaaacccttgaaattcacttgaaatcttgaaatttcagtacaaaattttatttattttaaaaggaaaaaaaaaagattttcccggaaaggtggttgaagaaaattcttttaattctcttcaaaaaaaaagtttttttgtttgaaatgcTCAAAACAAAAGTGCGAGATAAAATCCAGTGCATTTCCTACAATTGCCAAGAAAACATTCCATCATGGCTTTTGATGCAAACTCACACTCAACACGCAGATAGCGTCACAAATAGCCGCAAAACTACAGCAAAATGATAATTTGTGAGTGTcacgaaaaattcaatgttttccTCGGGAGCCATTTTACTTATGACACCATATTGTGTGCCTGTGCGAGTGAAAGAGAACGCACATACGTTTTTCTCTTTGACATTTTCGCGAGGGAAAAATACCCGAACATTTTTGCCACAAGAGAGAGCAACTCCTTCCTTCACATTATGTTGTACAAAATACTCCCACAacaatttctttcattcatcCCCCAAAATACACACAGATCATTTCCACCCCCATTTAGGGGTACAATCCCCTTCATTAAATGATCACAAAGTAGGCGCACAATTCCACAAAAGGGGAGCTTTTGGTGTTGAAAACAAAAAGTTTTGTCTCAAGAGGTGCGCGAAGGCGCATGAaggcaagaagaaaaaattgtctctGCTGTGCACCAAACACCAAAATACGCAACAAATCTTGGTAAAAAGTCCATCTGGCGCACCTGGGTACCCACGAAGGTCACACCCCGTAATCCTGGGCACCCGCAGGTGGGTCAATGTGGGTGAATTGAGGGCGAAAAGGGTGGCGAGAGTgctaaaaagtgaaaaagcaCTTACCAATTACGTATAAATCCGTCACTCGTGTAACTACGTAAAAAGAGCCAGCCacgtcaaattttattacatgcGAGGTGACGTCATCGTGTGACAGATTATCGCGCCCGCCCGCCCGAGAGAGAACGACTTCCGGTGTGAGAGGTACCCGAACTAGGCGAAAAGCATATTGGTGTGAAGTTTCCCGCCAGACGTGCACCTATGTTGTATATGATTTGAAATGTAACGGTTATTggagggaaaattaaaataaaatctttttcttaagagttctgaattttttttctaacgttttattggatttttcttgCGTTTCAAGGCGTTTAAAGTCTAGGCTATTGTTAATTctctaataaataatttgtaatttttgatatattatttatttgttatatttatttgaaaaatgcCCTGagtataaaaatatacatatatcggATTATACACATATGGATatgggttgaaaaaaaataataaaaggctgaaaatttaaaaatataattcgaaatataattaatatattttcttcaagaatttgtGAAACAATGGGTCGtattctgcgaccaagaaattcttgaaatttcaaagatattTTGATAGCCGAATACtcctcaataattttttttttgcaaaaaatcaacaaaatattcaaGGAAACTTTGCGATTAGattattttgaagtttttaaagaaactttcgACGcccaaaaaataatcaatttcaagaaattactatctttaattttttttactgaacagaaagaaaatggactagattttgttaaaaaaaactttctttttcgtacaattcgtcagttataagattttgacattttatttgtttctttaataggatttttgaagaaaaattacttgaccagagctttttttaaattttttcttagttttctggaacaaatatttctttgtttttcttttaaataacgACTAAAAAAACACGAGCTATGAAAATCTTACAGTAACTTTTATTAtcttagaaaagttttttatcaGGATCTATCCCAAtctccaaagaaaattctctaaaattcaaaaataattctttaatttcaattttatttctcattgaatattatctaaaaaaaatagtcgtacaaaaaatataaatgtactggtaagctgaccaagcttacgggagctgtgtttctttcagtgtaccaattttgtgagagcaaactagaacgcaaattaatttaaatacgcgcaaagtcgggaaaagttgaaaagtcataccctaagaaatctttagaaggctatatctcgagaacggatccatagattttcataaatttttttttgttttaaaggtctcgaagtcagctataacatatcgaaaattgaaaaaaatttatgtcgccattttcgaaaaattcgagttcgaaattttcgaaaactttgttttcgattttagcgcctcttgcggtcatttttcgaagttgcaatgttctagacatttgtagggtttctcgaaacctttcatttgcgcttgagttgatcaagatcggacttgtagaacccgagatatgacatgccaactttggaaggctatatctcgagaacggatccatagattttcttcatttttggcatgaagctagataatatggtcagctacaacatatgaaaaaatgaaaaaaatttatgtcgtcgttttcgagatattcatcgaaaactaatcgaaaattttgtttttgatttttggccccctagcggtcacttttgaaactttggatgttctagagagttgtagggtttgttgagatctttcatttgaacccgggttgatcaaaatcggtcaagccgttttcgagttatggtcgattttcgatgaaaaatagtggcggccatattgactaaacggcttgaccgattttcgaaaatgaggtatcgttggaaagctcttgatgacccctacaacatatcaaaatttcagacctctagctataataggggctgagatatagcgaaaacaaaattttgaggttatccaaaatggcggacggaggggtgggggggtggatttgacttcataatcggatttcttcaggtcgatatttaaactttgccgtttaccgcaagtctctatctatcaccgttctctcgcaatttagcgttgtactacggccggacggacggacggacggacggacggccggaaaaaaatttttttggcgcatacgttttttggaatgtggggaccctaattcgtgctcatcccaagtttgagcccgatctgacgactttcgattttgctcggtacacaaaagctgtgtctgaaagaaacacagctaaaatacgTTGAAAATTGAGTTGGAAAACCAAACTCGCCGGTAGCGTCGCGTAGAGGAATTTTGTGTCTAGCTAAACacgaattttcccaattttccccCATTGGTTTTCCAACTCAATTTTCAACGTTGATCCCACGTCGCTTTAAActcaatataaaaatacaaaaaaaaagaccaaaaaaaataaagctcaGAGCCTGTAGTAGTcagttcaggaaaagctcttCAATTATAATCCGTAGATGTTACTGGTGTAGATAAACTCCGTGGTATTTCCAGCTTCAATGATGAAGCCAATGGATGTTTGACCAATACCCCCGGAAATGACGTAGACTCGACCAATATTGGAAGTTTGCCTTACTTGAACGATGACGTAGAGAACTGTACCTCCGCTGTATCGAATTGTAGTTTGGAAGTTTCTCGGTGTGGAAGAGGAGAAGCTTTCTATGGTCGTTGCGAGGAGAGCACCTCTA harbors:
- the LOC129788443 gene encoding cyclic AMP response element-binding protein B isoform X3, with protein sequence MDSMVEENGNSSIDPLSDQTSPSETNSGSAVLTTAANIVQFIPTQAVQVSQSVIQANQSSVIQTATNLQPMTLAKGVLYVNKNNSVIHTAPAGLQVKIKPEPNTTPTQVQVNDTNSEDDSITDDESPKRRRDLLTRRPSYHRILKEISGPDIAVLGGPVLAEDQSRKREIRLQKNREAARECRRKKKEYIKCLENRVAVLENQNKALIEELKTLKELYCQSKND
- the LOC129788443 gene encoding cyclic AMP response element-binding protein B isoform X1, giving the protein MDSMVEENGNSSIDPLSDQTSPSETNSGSAVLTTAANIVQFIPTQAVQVSQSVIQANQSSVIQTATNLQPMTLAKGVLYVNKNNSVIHTAPAGLQVKIKPEPNTTPTQVQVNDTNSEDDSITDDESPKRRRDLLTRRPSYHRILKEISGPDIAVLPTTTLQITNVQGGDPTGSLHTISTPGGGGTIVQYTQGQDGQFFVPVLGGPVLAEDQSRKREIRLQKNREAARECRRKKKEYIKCLENRVAVLENQNKALIEELKTLKELYCQSKND
- the LOC129788443 gene encoding cyclic AMP response element-binding protein B isoform X4, which translates into the protein MDSMVEENGNSSIDPLSDQTSPSETNSGSAVLTTAANIVQFIPTQAVQVSQSVIQANQSSVIQTATNLQPMTLAKGVLYVNKNNSVIHTAPAGLQVKIKPEPNTTPTQVQVNDTNSEDDSITDDESPKRRRDLLTRRPSYHRILKEISGPDIAGGPVLAEDQSRKREIRLQKNREAARECRRKKKEYIKCLENRVAVLENQNKALIEELKTLKELYCQSKND
- the LOC129788443 gene encoding cyclic AMP response element-binding protein B isoform X2, whose amino-acid sequence is MDSMVEENGNSSIDPLSDQTSPSETNSGSAVLTTAANIVQFIPTQAVQVSQSVIQANQSSVIQTATNLQPMTLAKGVLYVNKNNSVIHTAPAGLQVKIKPEPNTTPTQVQVNDTNSEDDSITDDESPKRRRDLLTRRPSYHRILKEISGPDIAVLPTTTLQITNVQGGDPTGSLHTISTPGGGGTIVQYTQGQDGQFFVPGGPVLAEDQSRKREIRLQKNREAARECRRKKKEYIKCLENRVAVLENQNKALIEELKTLKELYCQSKND